The proteins below are encoded in one region of Enhydrobacter sp.:
- a CDS encoding aa3-type cytochrome c oxidase subunit IV, which yields MAEATQEEFRAHEETYQAFSKLVLFMILWLVLLLSTMALGLIGGVSILALLIGVGGTLALIIGFAVYG from the coding sequence ATGGCCGAAGCAACCCAGGAAGAATTCCGCGCCCACGAGGAAACCTATCAGGCTTTCAGCAAGCTCGTCCTGTTCATGATCCTCTGGCTCGTGCTGCTCCTGTCCACCATGGCGCTGGGCCTCATCGGCGGTGTTTCGATCCTCGCGCTGCTGATCGGGGTCGGCGGCACCTTGGCGCTGATCATCGGTTTTGCCGTCTATGGCTGA
- a CDS encoding MFS transporter translates to MSAAVAVPASRDVRVISLIGVAHGTSHYYQLAFVTMLLIVRDAAGLTFTEVGLLGSLFYGVSGLGQTAAGFAVDRFGARPILAGGLAALGLTLGLLSVAHSFPVFAAIAVLGGLGNCVFHPADFALLNASVNQKRLGRAFSIHGLGGSLGWAAGPAMYFLDHLFGWVGAALIGAVPGLVLSVLVLVHRTDLVDHRIKARAVAARDGAIAAKTLFLQAPILLCLVYFALLSTNTVGIQQFAVPAWKSMFDVSENYAALCLMVFVIGSAAGTLVGGYFADRVHQHERVAAIGLLVAAAFTLPVATESVSAGLLPLVLALAGFAGGTTGPSRDMIVRHATPPGASGKVFGFVYSGLDLGSFLAPLVFSQLMSLGEPAMMFWIATALYVVNAGIVMVIRQAAAPPVAAAAE, encoded by the coding sequence ATGTCCGCAGCCGTTGCCGTCCCTGCCAGCCGCGATGTCCGGGTCATCAGCCTGATCGGCGTGGCGCATGGCACCAGCCACTACTACCAGCTCGCCTTCGTCACCATGCTGCTGATCGTGCGCGACGCGGCCGGGCTGACCTTTACCGAAGTGGGATTGCTGGGCAGCCTGTTCTACGGCGTGTCCGGCCTCGGCCAGACGGCGGCCGGCTTCGCCGTCGACCGGTTCGGCGCCCGACCCATCCTCGCCGGCGGGCTCGCGGCGCTCGGCCTCACGCTTGGTCTGCTCTCGGTGGCGCATTCCTTTCCCGTCTTCGCCGCGATTGCCGTGCTGGGCGGTCTCGGCAACTGCGTCTTCCATCCGGCCGACTTCGCGCTCCTGAACGCCTCGGTGAACCAGAAGCGGCTCGGGCGGGCGTTCAGCATCCACGGCCTCGGCGGCTCGCTGGGCTGGGCGGCGGGGCCGGCGATGTACTTCCTCGACCATCTGTTCGGCTGGGTCGGTGCGGCCCTGATCGGCGCCGTTCCCGGCCTGGTGCTGTCGGTCCTCGTGCTCGTCCATCGAACCGATCTCGTCGACCATCGCATCAAGGCGCGCGCGGTGGCGGCGAGGGACGGCGCGATTGCCGCGAAGACGCTGTTCCTGCAGGCGCCGATCCTGCTCTGTCTGGTCTATTTCGCGCTGCTGTCGACCAACACAGTGGGCATCCAGCAGTTCGCGGTGCCGGCATGGAAGAGCATGTTCGACGTCTCGGAAAACTACGCCGCCCTCTGCCTGATGGTGTTCGTCATCGGCTCGGCAGCGGGAACTTTGGTCGGCGGCTATTTCGCCGATCGCGTCCATCAGCACGAGCGCGTCGCCGCCATCGGTCTCCTGGTGGCCGCCGCGTTCACCTTGCCGGTCGCGACGGAGAGCGTGTCGGCGGGGCTGCTGCCCCTGGTGCTTGCACTGGCCGGCTTCGCCGGCGGCACGACCGGACCGTCGCGCGACATGATCGTGCGGCACGCGACGCCGCCCGGCGCATCGGGCAAGGTGTTCGGTTTCGTCTACTCGGGCCTCGATCTCGGCTCGTTCCTGGCGCCGCTGGTCTTCAGCCAGCTCATGAGTCTCGGCGAGCCGGCGATGATGTTCTGGATCGCAACCGCCCTTTACGTGGTGAACGCCGGAATCGTGATGGTGATCCGGCAGGCTGCAGCGCCGCCGGTGGCGGCGGCCGCGGAATAG
- a CDS encoding ABC-F family ATP-binding cassette domain-containing protein: MLHVTDLSFRHGERVLFDRASAAISDGWKVGLVGRNGAGKSTLLKLIQGELEADGGNINLMGRTRIGSVPQDPPGGDISVLDAVLAADVERTQLLAEADACHDGLRLAEIHMRLDEIGAASAPARAASILNGLGFDNAAQGRPCGEFSGGWRMRVALAGTLFSDPDLLILDEPSNHLDLEAQLWLTEHLKRFGNTLLMVSHDRDLLNDVCDHIVHIEQQKLVTYSGNYDTFERTRAERLENDAAQQAKLAAQRKHMQAFVDRFRYKASKARQAQSRLKMIEKLGPIASVPVEERIAFSFPPPDRLASPIETLDEVTVGYGDGPPVLRKLDLRLDMDDRIALLGQNGNGKSTFIRLLCDRLAPREGTIKRTPRLRIGYFSQDQEEALDYDETPFDHMNRALGPGAGEAKVRAQLGRFGFSRDRADLKVGVLSGGEKTRLLLALATRNAPHLLLLDEPTNHLDMDARASLIDAINDFEGAVVLVSHDTHLVKMVADQLWLVAGGAVRAFDGDIDDYQARLLRERGTRPVKEAKPKKEKRAPAPAPAEKPRRGHLKRTLEKTEKLIAELSKQRGEIETRLADPATYSGPPTLAAELQKEKVRLERELAHAEHEWLVAQEAYEAA, translated from the coding sequence ATGCTGCACGTCACCGACCTTTCCTTTCGCCACGGCGAGCGGGTGCTGTTCGATCGCGCCTCGGCGGCCATTTCCGACGGCTGGAAGGTCGGTCTCGTCGGCCGCAACGGCGCCGGCAAATCGACGCTGCTGAAGCTGATCCAGGGTGAGCTCGAGGCCGACGGCGGCAACATCAACCTGATGGGCCGCACGCGGATCGGCTCGGTGCCGCAGGATCCGCCGGGCGGCGATATCAGCGTCCTCGACGCCGTGCTTGCCGCCGATGTCGAGCGCACGCAGCTCCTGGCCGAGGCCGACGCATGCCACGACGGCCTGCGGCTCGCCGAGATCCATATGCGGCTGGACGAGATCGGCGCGGCGTCGGCGCCGGCGCGCGCAGCCTCGATCCTGAACGGCCTCGGCTTCGACAACGCCGCGCAAGGCCGGCCATGCGGCGAGTTCTCGGGTGGCTGGCGCATGCGCGTGGCGCTCGCCGGCACGCTGTTCAGCGACCCCGATCTCCTGATCCTCGACGAGCCTTCGAACCATCTCGATCTCGAGGCGCAGCTCTGGCTCACCGAGCATCTCAAACGGTTCGGCAACACGCTCCTGATGGTGAGCCACGACCGCGATCTGCTGAACGACGTGTGCGATCACATTGTCCACATCGAGCAGCAGAAGCTCGTCACCTACAGCGGCAACTACGACACGTTCGAGCGCACGCGCGCGGAGCGGCTGGAGAACGATGCGGCGCAGCAGGCCAAGCTGGCCGCCCAGCGCAAGCACATGCAGGCTTTCGTCGACCGCTTCCGCTACAAGGCGAGCAAGGCGCGCCAGGCGCAGTCCCGCCTCAAGATGATCGAGAAGCTGGGACCGATCGCCAGCGTGCCTGTCGAGGAGCGCATCGCCTTCAGCTTCCCGCCACCCGACCGGCTCGCCTCGCCGATCGAGACGCTGGACGAGGTGACGGTGGGCTACGGCGACGGCCCTCCCGTGCTGCGCAAGCTCGACCTTCGGCTCGACATGGACGACCGCATCGCGCTCCTGGGCCAGAACGGCAACGGCAAGTCGACCTTCATCCGCCTCCTCTGCGACCGGCTGGCGCCGCGCGAGGGCACGATCAAGCGCACTCCCAGGCTGCGCATCGGCTACTTCTCGCAGGACCAGGAGGAGGCGCTCGACTACGACGAGACGCCGTTCGATCACATGAACCGTGCGCTCGGGCCCGGCGCCGGCGAGGCAAAGGTGCGGGCCCAGCTCGGCCGCTTCGGCTTCTCGCGCGATCGGGCCGACCTCAAGGTCGGCGTGCTGTCGGGCGGCGAGAAGACGCGGCTCCTGCTGGCGCTCGCCACCCGCAACGCGCCGCATCTGCTCCTGCTCGACGAGCCGACCAACCATCTCGACATGGACGCCCGCGCCTCCCTGATCGACGCCATCAACGATTTCGAGGGCGCGGTCGTGCTGGTGAGCCACGACACGCATCTGGTGAAGATGGTGGCGGACCAGCTCTGGCTGGTCGCCGGCGGCGCCGTGCGGGCCTTCGACGGCGATATCGACGATTACCAGGCCAGGCTGCTGCGCGAGCGCGGCACCAGGCCGGTCAAGGAAGCCAAGCCCAAGAAGGAGAAGCGAGCGCCCGCTCCCGCGCCCGCCGAAAAGCCCAGGCGTGGCCACCTCAAGCGCACATTGGAGAAGACCGAGAAGCTGATTGCCGAGCTGAGCAAGCAGCGCGGCGAGATCGAGACCCGGCTCGCCGATCCCGCGACCTATTCGGGACCGCCGACGCTCGCTGCCGAGCTGCAGAAGGAAAAGGTGCGGCTGGAGCGCGAGCTCGCGCACGCCGAGCACGAGTGGCTGGTGGCGCAGGAGGCGTACGAGGCTGCGTGA
- the ndk gene encoding nucleoside-diphosphate kinase produces the protein MAVERTFSIIKPDATRRNLTGKINARFEEKGLRIVAQKRIWMSRKQAEEFYGVHRERPFFNDLCTFMTSGPVVVQVLEGDGAIAKNRDIMGATNPANAAPGTIRKDFAESIEANSVHGSDSPETAATEIAYFFSGTEIVG, from the coding sequence ATGGCCGTCGAACGCACTTTCTCGATCATCAAGCCGGACGCGACGCGCCGGAACCTGACCGGCAAGATCAACGCCCGCTTCGAGGAGAAGGGCCTGCGCATCGTGGCGCAAAAGCGCATCTGGATGAGCCGCAAGCAGGCGGAAGAGTTCTACGGCGTGCACAGGGAGCGGCCGTTCTTCAACGACCTCTGCACCTTCATGACCTCGGGGCCCGTCGTGGTGCAGGTTCTGGAGGGCGACGGCGCGATCGCGAAGAACCGCGATATCATGGGCGCCACCAATCCCGCCAACGCGGCGCCGGGGACGATCCGCAAGGACTTCGCCGAGTCGATCGAGGCCAACTCGGTGCACGGGTCGGATTCGCCGGAGACGGCGGCGACCGAGATCGCCTATTTCTTCTCGGGCACCGAGATCGTCGGCTGA
- a CDS encoding FkbM family methyltransferase, with the protein MAASSFAALVARSLTQPFALVDVGCSGGIDPRWRVFEPRLKVLGIDASEAECRRLSQLERNPDAHYVPGFAGLPEGHPHRHKTSIGSISDLILPRLSYMRTREIRQAWLAGASHEERMRQNEWQTTELASTTQTIVVPELLEQRGWKAVDYLKIDIDRDDLEVLMSFEGRFEQFGVVAVQVEVMFIGSDSELQHTFHNTDRFMRRQGFELFDLEVRRYSARALPSRYIWPTPAETEFGRPFMGEAYYALDPVAAKGGDRTPDITQFAKLAAIFSLWNVPDAAAELVLARRHSFEPLFAVDRALDALAAQAQPDRLRPLSYADYLAEFEKDEPSFYRREGPIGLGERLSAAWKAYRRPRR; encoded by the coding sequence ATGGCTGCGTCGTCCTTTGCCGCGCTCGTCGCCAGGAGCCTGACGCAGCCCTTTGCGCTGGTCGATGTCGGATGCTCGGGCGGCATCGATCCCAGATGGCGGGTCTTCGAGCCCCGGCTGAAGGTGCTCGGGATCGATGCCAGCGAGGCCGAATGTCGACGCCTCAGCCAGCTCGAGCGCAATCCGGACGCTCACTACGTGCCGGGCTTCGCCGGCCTTCCGGAGGGCCATCCGCATCGCCACAAGACGTCGATCGGCTCGATCAGCGATCTCATCCTGCCGCGCCTCAGCTACATGCGCACACGCGAGATCCGGCAGGCCTGGCTTGCCGGCGCGTCGCACGAGGAGCGCATGCGCCAGAACGAATGGCAGACCACCGAGCTTGCGAGCACCACCCAGACGATCGTCGTGCCCGAGCTATTGGAGCAGCGCGGCTGGAAGGCCGTCGACTACCTCAAGATCGATATCGATCGCGACGATCTCGAAGTGCTGATGAGCTTCGAAGGCCGCTTCGAGCAATTCGGCGTGGTCGCCGTCCAGGTCGAGGTGATGTTCATCGGTTCGGATTCCGAGCTGCAGCACACCTTCCACAACACCGACCGGTTCATGCGACGGCAGGGCTTCGAGCTGTTCGACCTCGAGGTGCGGCGCTACTCGGCGCGTGCCCTGCCGAGCCGCTACATCTGGCCGACGCCGGCCGAGACCGAGTTCGGCCGGCCGTTCATGGGCGAGGCCTATTATGCGTTGGACCCGGTTGCCGCCAAGGGCGGCGACCGCACGCCCGACATCACGCAGTTCGCCAAGCTGGCCGCGATCTTCTCGCTCTGGAACGTGCCCGATGCCGCGGCCGAGCTCGTGCTTGCGAGGCGCCACTCGTTCGAGCCGCTGTTCGCCGTCGACCGGGCCCTCGACGCCCTGGCGGCGCAAGCGCAGCCCGATCGCCTGCGGCCGCTTTCCTACGCCGACTACCTCGCCGAGTTCGAGAAGGACGAGCCGTCGTTCTACCGCCGCGAAGGTCCGATCGGGCTCGGCGAGCGGCTTTCGGCCGCCTGGAAGGCATACCGGCGCCCGCGGCGGTGA
- a CDS encoding DNA polymerase III subunit chi, with the protein MASEINFYHLTRSSLEDTLPRLLVKTLQAGERAVVLLGSPERVEALNTHLWTYGADSFLPHGSVREGEADRQPIWLTHRDENPNGARFLFVGDRARSERLDDYKRCFELFDGRDEQAVAEARERWRAYKAAGHTVVYWQQTGGGWEKKA; encoded by the coding sequence ATGGCGAGCGAAATCAACTTCTACCATCTGACCCGGTCTTCGCTCGAAGACACGCTGCCCCGCCTGCTGGTAAAGACCCTGCAGGCGGGCGAACGGGCGGTCGTCCTGCTGGGCTCGCCCGAGCGGGTCGAGGCGCTCAACACGCATCTCTGGACCTACGGCGCCGACAGCTTTCTGCCACACGGCTCGGTGCGCGAAGGCGAGGCCGATCGTCAACCGATCTGGCTCACCCATCGCGACGAGAATCCCAACGGCGCGCGCTTTCTGTTCGTCGGCGATCGCGCGCGCTCCGAGCGACTCGACGACTACAAGCGCTGTTTCGAGCTGTTCGACGGGCGGGACGAGCAGGCCGTGGCCGAGGCCCGCGAGCGGTGGAGAGCCTACAAGGCCGCCGGCCACACGGTGGTCTATTGGCAGCAGACGGGCGGCGGCTGGGAGAAGAAGGCGTGA
- a CDS encoding cyclase family protein: MKRWKHRPEGSTWGDWGDDDQLGRLNLITPKKVLEGIAEVKEGLSFCLSLPLDLPGGSVLNPRRLPPVLSPTGDENGWRFNFLTNKINPLFTDVTSDDRVILTLQYSTQWDTLAHVGGMFDADGDGVPEPLYYNGFKAGTDVVGPQQDAGRDGCGHMSYAHKLGVENMAAKAIQGRAVMVDLEKHYGRDNKYVNYDDFRRVLEADKVVVEPGDMLLLYTGFTDEIVKMNKQVDPARCHAMCCVLDGRDQRLLQWITDSQISALIADNYGVEAVPARPGPENAEHPWLPIHNHCLFKLGLNLGEIWWLKDLALWLRDRKRSRFLLTAPPLRLPGAVGSPATPVATV; this comes from the coding sequence ATGAAGCGCTGGAAGCATCGCCCCGAAGGTTCGACCTGGGGAGACTGGGGCGACGACGATCAGCTTGGCCGCCTCAATCTCATCACGCCGAAAAAGGTCCTGGAAGGCATCGCCGAGGTGAAGGAAGGCCTCTCCTTCTGCCTCAGCCTGCCGCTCGACCTGCCAGGCGGCAGTGTGCTCAATCCGCGCCGGCTGCCCCCGGTGCTGTCGCCGACCGGCGACGAGAACGGCTGGCGCTTCAACTTCCTCACCAACAAGATCAATCCGCTGTTCACGGACGTGACCAGCGACGACCGCGTCATCCTCACCCTGCAATACTCCACGCAATGGGACACGCTCGCCCATGTCGGCGGCATGTTCGATGCCGACGGCGACGGCGTGCCCGAGCCGCTCTACTACAACGGCTTCAAGGCCGGCACGGACGTGGTCGGCCCGCAACAGGACGCCGGCCGCGACGGCTGCGGCCATATGAGCTACGCCCACAAGCTCGGCGTTGAGAACATGGCGGCCAAGGCGATCCAGGGCCGGGCCGTCATGGTCGATCTCGAGAAGCACTATGGCCGGGACAACAAATACGTGAACTACGACGATTTCCGGCGCGTTCTGGAGGCCGACAAGGTCGTGGTCGAGCCCGGGGACATGCTGCTGCTCTACACCGGCTTCACCGACGAGATCGTCAAGATGAACAAGCAGGTCGATCCGGCGCGCTGCCACGCCATGTGCTGCGTGCTCGACGGCCGCGACCAGCGGCTCCTCCAGTGGATCACCGACAGTCAGATCTCGGCCCTGATCGCCGACAACTACGGCGTGGAGGCGGTGCCGGCCCGACCCGGTCCCGAGAACGCCGAGCATCCCTGGCTGCCCATCCACAACCATTGCCTGTTCAAGCTCGGCCTGAACCTTGGCGAGATCTGGTGGCTGAAGGACCTGGCGCTCTGGCTGCGCGACAGGAAGCGCTCGCGCTTCCTGCTGACGGCCCCGCCGCTGCGCCTGCCGGGCGCCGTCGGATCGCCGGCGACGCCCGTCGCGACCGTCTGA
- the purN gene encoding phosphoribosylglycinamide formyltransferase has translation MAKLKVGILISGRGSNMAALIKAATAPDYPAEIACVISNVADAPGLGIARQAGIAAMVISHKDHPDRESFDRALSSALESHGVELVVLAGFMRILSRWFPERWAGRLLNIHPSLLPAFRGRHVERQALSAGVRVSGCTVHLVVPDLDAGPIVAQAAVPVLPNDTEETLSARILRQEHRLYPMVVRWFAEGRIVETSRGVEVKDVPAGATLLFSAEP, from the coding sequence ATGGCGAAATTGAAAGTCGGAATCCTGATCTCGGGGCGCGGCAGCAACATGGCCGCCCTCATCAAGGCGGCCACGGCGCCCGACTATCCCGCCGAGATCGCCTGCGTGATCAGCAACGTCGCCGATGCGCCGGGCCTGGGCATCGCGCGTCAGGCCGGCATCGCCGCCATGGTCATCTCCCACAAGGACCATCCCGACCGCGAGAGCTTCGACCGCGCCCTGTCCTCGGCGCTCGAAAGCCATGGCGTCGAGCTGGTGGTGCTGGCGGGCTTCATGCGCATCCTGAGCCGCTGGTTCCCCGAGCGTTGGGCGGGCCGGCTGCTCAACATCCATCCCTCGCTGCTGCCCGCGTTCAGGGGGCGGCATGTCGAGCGGCAGGCCTTGTCGGCCGGCGTGCGCGTGAGCGGCTGCACGGTGCATCTGGTCGTTCCCGATCTCGATGCCGGCCCGATCGTCGCCCAGGCGGCGGTGCCCGTGCTGCCGAACGATACAGAGGAGACCCTTTCTGCGCGCATCCTGCGCCAGGAGCACCGCCTCTATCCGATGGTGGTGCGCTGGTTCGCCGAGGGCCGCATTGTCGAGACGAGCAGGGGCGTCGAGGTGAAGGACGTGCCGGCGGGCGCCACCCTGCTCTTCTCGGCCGAGCCCTAG